From the Streptomyces sp. SN-593 genome, the window CCCACAACTGGGCGCCGTGCAGGTAGCGGCCGTGGTCGCGCGGCGACTCCTCGGAGTGCGAGATGCCCCGCCCGGAGGTCATCAGCCCCAACTCCCGTGGCCGTACGGTCTGCTTGCTGCCGAGGCTGTCGCGGTGCAGCACCTCGCCGTCGTGCAGCCAGCTCACGGTCTGCAACCCCGTGTGCGGGTGCGGCGGCACCTGCATGCCCGGTTCGCGGGCGATGTCGTCGGGGCCGTAGTGGTCGACGAAGCACCACGCGCCGATCATCCGGCGGCCGAGGTTGGGGAGCAGCCGGCGCACCCGCGTGCTCTCACCGAGGGGCGTGATGCGGCCGGTGAGCAGTTCGCGGACCGGGGCGGCGGACACGTCCTCGCGGCCCCCGCAGACGCTCGCGGACGGTTTCACATCGAGATTGCTCATGGTCCGATCATGCACCGGGTTGCGGCCGGGGCGCCCGAGGCGGCTCCACCAGCCGTTCCGGGATGTCCGCCAACCGGCCGCGCAGCCGCTCCCCGAGCGCCTTCGCCTGGGGGTCGGCACGGGTGGACGCCGCCACCCCGTCGCCGAGCAGGTCGTGCACGACGAAGTTCAACGCCCGCAGGTTGGGCAGTTCGTAGCGGCTGACCGGCAGCCGGGCCGCCTCGGGCAGCAGCGCGCGCAGCCGGGGCACGTCGAGGTACGTACGCAGCCAGGCGTAGGCGTCGTCGTCCGCGACCCACAGGCCGACGTTGGCGTCGCCGCCCTTGTCCCCCGACCGCGCGCCGACCAGCGTGCCCAGCGGCAGGCGTACGGTCCTGCCGGGCTCCGCGCCGGTCCGCCCACCGTACGGCTCCGCGCGCTCGGGCCGCGGCGCGCCCGCGACCGGGGGCGGCGGCGGGGGCACGGCGTCGGGCCTCACCCCCGGCGCGACGCGCCCCGGCAACAGCCCGCCGCCCGGCCCGCCCCCGACCGCTACGGCACCGGGCGGTACGGCACCGGCCGCTACGGCACCGGGCGGTACGGCACCGGGCGGTACGGCACCGGACGCTGCGCCTTCGGCCCCGGGCCCCTCCGCCCCCGACCGCCCCGGGCCGCCGGCCCTCGGCACCGCCAGCCGCGTACCGTCCGCGAGCACCGCGACCTCCGCCACCTCTTCCGCCGGGACCAACGCCGGCCAGTACACGCCGTACTCGGTCGGGCGGGCGGTGGCGTGCTCCAGGTAGAGGCCGGGGTAGCCGGCCAGCGCGGTGCCGGCGACGGCGGAGAAGAAGCCGCGGCCGACCTTGCCGGGGTCGGGGTCCTTCACCGTCAGGGTGAGCCGGTCCACCTCGTGGCCGTGCTCGCGCCGCAGGTCGTACCCGGCGAACGCGGCCGGGCCCCCGGTGGCGTCGCGCAGCGCGGCCTCGGCGAAGTCGGCCTTGGCGTCGAGGTCGAGGCCGGTGAGCACGAACACCGCGGAGTTGCGGTGGCCGCCGACGTGGTTGACGCAGACCTTGAGGGTGTCGGGCGCCGGTTCGCCGGTGACCGGGCCGACCGCGACCCGGTCGGTGCCCTCCTGGGTGAGGCGGACGGTGTCGAACCGGGCCACCACGTCGGCGTTGAGGTAGGCGGGATGGCCGGTCTCGTAGAGAAGTTGGGCGGTGACGGTGCCGACGGTGACGGCACCGCCGGTGCCAGGGTGCTTGGTGATGACGCTGGAGCCGTCCGGGTGGACCTCGGCGATGGGGAAGCCGGGGTGCACCGGGTCGGGGATCTCGGTGAAGAAGGAGTAGTTGCCGCCGGTGGCCTGCGTGCCGCACTCGATGATGTGGCCGGCGGTGACCGCGCCGGCCAGCGCGTCCCAGTCGTCGGGCGCCCAGCCGAACGCCCACGCGGCGGGCCCGACCACGAGCGACGCGTCGGTGACGCGCCCGCAGACCACCACGTCGGCGCCCGAGCGCAGCGCCCGCGCGATGCCCCAGCCGCCGAGGTAGGCGTTGGCGGTGACCGGCTCGACGCCCGCGGCGGCCAGCGGGCGGCCGGTGGCGAGGTGGGCGAAGGCGTGGCCCCGGGAGCGGAGTTCGGGCAGCCGGCCGAGCAGGTCGTCGCCCTCGACGTGGGCGACGGAGGGCCGCAGCCCCGCCGCCGCGGCGAGTTCGCGGAGCTTCGCGGCGAGCCCGGCCGGGTTGAGGCCGCCGGCGTTGACCACGACCTTGATGCCGCGCTCCAGGCAGGTGCCGAGCACGTCGTGCATCTGGGCGAGGAAGGACAGCGCGTAGCCGCCGTCCGGGTCGCGCCGCCGGGCCTTCCACAGCAGCAGCATGGTGAGTTCGGCGAGGTAGTCGCCGGTGAGGAC encodes:
- a CDS encoding acyclic terpene utilization AtuA family protein produces the protein MGTTAPAGEPVHGRGRTAPLRIANCSGYYGDRLAAAREMVEGGPIDVLTGDYLAELTMLLLWKARRRDPDGGYALSFLAQMHDVLGTCLERGIKVVVNAGGLNPAGLAAKLRELAAAAGLRPSVAHVEGDDLLGRLPELRSRGHAFAHLATGRPLAAAGVEPVTANAYLGGWGIARALRSGADVVVCGRVTDASLVVGPAAWAFGWAPDDWDALAGAVTAGHIIECGTQATGGNYSFFTEIPDPVHPGFPIAEVHPDGSSVITKHPGTGGAVTVGTVTAQLLYETGHPAYLNADVVARFDTVRLTQEGTDRVAVGPVTGEPAPDTLKVCVNHVGGHRNSAVFVLTGLDLDAKADFAEAALRDATGGPAAFAGYDLRREHGHEVDRLTLTVKDPDPGKVGRGFFSAVAGTALAGYPGLYLEHATARPTEYGVYWPALVPAEEVAEVAVLADGTRLAVPRAGGPGRSGAEGPGAEGAASGAVPPGAVPPGAVAAGAVPPGAVAVGGGPGGGLLPGRVAPGVRPDAVPPPPPPVAGAPRPERAEPYGGRTGAEPGRTVRLPLGTLVGARSGDKGGDANVGLWVADDDAYAWLRTYLDVPRLRALLPEAARLPVSRYELPNLRALNFVVHDLLGDGVAASTRADPQAKALGERLRGRLADIPERLVEPPRAPRPQPGA